One stretch of Miscanthus floridulus cultivar M001 chromosome 18, ASM1932011v1, whole genome shotgun sequence DNA includes these proteins:
- the LOC136520233 gene encoding beta-1,3-galactosyltransferase GALT1-like, with the protein MKKWHGGFVIVSLFVILVLRYVILDSPLADKSLQYVFQQNRTAELHWLDVPNPPAIQNPQNSSEVISTRLLASNLSITRNLSDRELQSLHSWNHLRHLLSHAHILPDGVEAIKEAGVAWRELNTALAYDDSVVSVNSSIQQKDKGKQCPYSIRRMNATRLGDRFALKLPCGLIQGSSITIIGTPGGLLGNFKIELTGAAVPGEPDPPIVLHYNVRLLGDKLTEDPVIVQNTWTIADDWGSENRCPSPDSDAKDSAKVDDLEKCSSMVGEDQKEILPSRLRSNVSTMTAARKKKAEPRKYFPFRQGYLAVTILRIGAHGIHMTVDGKHITSFAFREDLEPGFVGEVRIAGDIKLLSVIASGLPTTEDFEHVTDLETLKAPPVPMNKSVDLFIGVFSTANNFKRRMAVRRTWMQYDDVRSGKVAVRFFVGLHKNEVVNEELWNEARTYGDIQLMPFVDYYSLVLWKTIAICIYGTNVLSAKYVMKTDDDAFVRVDEILSSLDRTNISHGLLYGRVNSDSQPHRDPYSKWYITPEEWPEESYPPWAHGPGYIVSKDIAKEVYRKHKSGDLKMFKLEDVAMGIWINEMKKDGLDVKYENDGRILVEGCEDGYVVAHYQEPRDMMCLWDKVQKTKRGTCCKE; encoded by the exons ATGAAGAAATGGCATGGCGGCTTTGTCATTGTATCTTTGTTCGTCATCTTGGTGTTAAGATATGTGATATTGGATAGCCCACTTGCAGACAAATCGCTTCAGTATGTTTTCCAGCAAAACAGGACGGCAGAATTACATTGGTTAGATGTTCCAAACCCACCTGCAATCCAGAATCCACAGAATTCTTCTGAAGTAATATCAACCAGACTCTTGGCATCCAACCTTTCCATTACCAGAAATCTCTCTGATAGAGAACTTCAATCTTTACATTCTTGGAATCATTTGAGACACCTATTATCTCATGCCCACATTCTACCAGATGGAGTAGAGGCAATCAAGGAAGCTGGAGTTGCATGGAGGGAACTCAATACAGCCCTTGCATATGACGATTCAGTTGTTTCTGTTAATAGCAGCATTCAGCAGAAGGACAAAGGAAAGCAATGCCCTTATTCTATCCGAAGGATGAATGCCACAAGATTAGGGGATAGGTTTGCTTTAAAACTTCCCTGTGGATTGATTCAGGGCTCTTCAATAACTATTATTGGCACTCCTGGTGGTCTTCTGGGCAATTTTAAGATAGAGTTAACTGGAGCTGCAGTTCCTGGTGAACCAGACCCTCCAATTGTCCTTCATTATAATGTCCGCCTTCTTGGTGATAAACTCACAGAAGATCCTGTAATAGTCCAAAATACATGGACAATAGCTGATGATTGGGGTTCTGAAAACCGTTGCCCATCTCCTGATTCAGATGCTAAGGACAGTGCAAAAG TGGATGATCTAGAAAAATGTAGTAGCATGGTAGGTGAGGACCAGAAAGAAATCCTTCCCTCTAGGTTGCGTTCAAATGTTTCGACCATGACAGCTGCAAGGAAGAAGAAAGCGGAACCTAGAAAGTATTTTCCATTCAGACAGGGATATCTTGCTGTAACAATTCTTCGTATTGGAGCACATGGGATACATATGACTGTAGATGGCAAACATATCACTTCATTTGCATTCCGAGAG GATTTGGAACCAGGGTTTGTTGGTGAAGTAAGAATTGCAGGAGATATTAAATTGCTATCTGTGATAGCAAGTGGCCTGCCTACAACAGAGGACTTCGAGCATGTCACCGACTTAGAAACATTGAAGGCTCCACCTGTGCCCATGAATAAATCTGTTGATCTTTTCATTGGAGTCTTCTCTACAGCTAATAATTTCAAACGCCGAATGGCAGTTCGCAGAACTTGGATGCAGTATGATGATGTGCGCTCAGGAAAAGTTGCAGttcgtttctttgttggcctg CACAAAAATGAGGTGGTCAATGAGGAACTCTGGAATGAAGCGCGAACATATGGAGACATCCAGTTGATGCCATTTGTGGATTACTATAGCCTGGTTCTTTGGAAGACCATAGCGATCTGCATCTATGGG ACAAATGTCCTGTCAGCCAAGTATGTGATGAAAACTGATGACGATGCTTTTGTTCGAGTAGATGAAATACTTTCTTCCCTCGACCGAACCAATATCAGCCATGGACTGTTGTATGGTCGTGTCAATTCTGATTCCCAGCCTCATCGAGATCCATATAGCAAGTGGTACATAACCCCTGAG GAATGGCCTGAGGAGAGTTATCCTCCATGGGCGCATGGACCAGGATATATTGTTTCAAAGGACATAGCTAAAGAAGTTTACAGGAAACACAAGAGTGGGGATTTAAAG ATGTTCAAGCTGGAGGATGTCGCGATGGGAATATGGATCAATGAGATGAAGAAGGATGGCTTGGATGTCAAGTATGAGAATGATGGGAGGATCTTGGTTGAAGGATGCGAGGATGGGTATGTGGTTGCTCACTACCAAGAACCAAGGGATATGATGTGCCTCTGGGATAAGGTTCAGAAAACAAAACGAGGAACATGTTGCAAAGAATAA
- the LOC136524865 gene encoding protein DMP8-like, giving the protein MDRSNVAAAGAVSVEVRGGSPPAGAGRKRRAVARGVQSTLSKTSMLANFLPTGTLLTFEMLLPAASGDGTCSAVSVAMLRALLALCAASCFLFHFTDSFRAPDGKVYYGFVTPRGLSLFRTGLDGVEVPREERYRLAFVDVVHAVMSVLVFAAVALADYRVSGCLVTGHRKEMDEVMESFPLMVGAVCSGLFLVFPNTRYGIGCLAA; this is encoded by the coding sequence ATGGACCGCAGCAACGTCGCCGCGGCCGGTGCGGTGTCCGTCGAGGTGCGCGGCGGCTCGCCGCCGGCGGGCGCGGGGAGGAAGCGCCGCGCGGTGGCGAGGGGCGTCCAGAGCACGCTCTCCAAGACGTCCATGCTGGCCAACTTCCTCCCCACGGGCACGCTGCTGACCTTCGAGATGCTCCTCCCGGCCGCCTCGGGCGACGGCACCTGCTCGGCGGTCAGCGTCGCGATGCTCAGGGCGCTCCTCGCGCTCTGCGCCGCCTCCTGCTTCCTCTTCCACTTCACCGACAGCTTCCGCGCGCCGGACGGGAAGGTGTACTACGGCTTCGTCACGCCGCGGGGCCTGTCGCTGTTCAGGACCGGGCTCGACGGCGTCGAGGTGCCCAGGGAGGAGAGGTACCGGCTCGCCTTCGTCGACGTCGTGCACGCCGTGATGTCGGTGCTGGTCTTCGCGGCCGTCGCGCTCGCGGACTACCGGGTCTCCGGGTGCCTCGTCACCGGCCACCGCAAGGAGATGGACGAGGTGATGGAGAGCTTCCCGCTCATGGTGGGCGCCGTGTGCAGCGGCCTCTTCCTGGTGTTCCCAAACACCCGCTACGGCATCGGTTGCTTGGCTGCGTAG